From Virgibacillus natechei, the proteins below share one genomic window:
- a CDS encoding aromatic acid exporter family protein, with amino-acid sequence MKIGYRTIKTAIGTPVAISIAQLFGVTNFVTAGILTILCIQPSRKKSFLSAWHRFFACVLAILFSFIFFETLGYNTLAVGLMLLAFIPTAVFFKITPGIATSSVITLNLYSAASMSVGFILDQFLLIIVGIGTALLLNLYMPSLDKDLKEKQDKLEINFKIILNEIAIYIRNKNVSWDGKEITETEEVLEVAEDLVERDRENHLLRNKHPYRDYFKMRTRQFELLQRMLPLVSKLPNKDSISEKIAVFFDDLSESVQPENTAELFLDELEQLRKDFNQEELPDTREEFETRANLYRLLTEIEDYLLIKKKYKKSDIKGRTGNKNIKN; translated from the coding sequence GTGAAAATTGGCTATCGAACAATTAAAACTGCAATAGGAACTCCTGTTGCCATTTCGATTGCTCAATTATTTGGTGTGACAAATTTTGTTACTGCAGGTATATTAACAATTCTATGTATTCAACCTTCAAGAAAAAAATCTTTTCTCAGTGCATGGCATCGTTTTTTTGCATGTGTCTTGGCTATATTATTTTCCTTTATTTTCTTTGAAACACTTGGATATAACACGCTTGCTGTAGGTTTAATGTTACTTGCATTTATACCGACAGCGGTGTTCTTTAAAATAACTCCAGGAATAGCAACCAGTTCTGTTATTACGTTAAACTTATATAGTGCTGCCTCTATGTCTGTAGGATTTATTCTGGATCAGTTTTTATTAATTATTGTAGGGATAGGAACAGCATTGTTATTAAATTTGTATATGCCGAGTCTAGATAAAGATTTAAAAGAGAAACAAGATAAACTTGAAATCAATTTTAAAATTATTCTAAATGAAATTGCGATTTATATAAGAAATAAGAATGTTTCATGGGATGGTAAAGAGATAACGGAAACAGAAGAAGTTTTAGAGGTAGCAGAAGACTTAGTAGAACGTGATAGGGAGAATCATCTATTGCGCAATAAGCATCCATACCGTGACTATTTTAAAATGCGTACAAGACAGTTTGAACTATTACAACGAATGCTCCCACTGGTTTCGAAATTACCAAATAAGGACTCCATATCTGAAAAAATAGCTGTCTTTTTTGATGATTTATCAGAATCGGTACAACCAGAAAATACAGCTGAGCTTTTTTTGGATGAGTTGGAACAATTACGGAAGGATTTTAATCAAGAAGAACTTCCTGACACGCGTGAAGAATTCGAAACAAGAGCAAATTTGTATCGGTTGTTAACTGAAATTGAAGATTATTTACTCATAAAAAAGAAATACAAAAAAAGTGATATTAAAGGCAGGACAGGCAATAAAAATATAAAAAATTAA
- a CDS encoding BrxA/BrxB family bacilliredoxin codes for MDFNLFMNDVVDAARKDITEAGYQELTSTEDVDKGLAQEGTTLVMVNSTCGCAGGVARPAAANSIHYDKRPDNLFTVFAGQDREATEKAREYFEGYPPSSPSFAFLKDGKIVSMVERHDIEGFSPVDVVGKLQTIFDEHCEEV; via the coding sequence ATGGATTTTAATTTATTTATGAATGATGTAGTAGATGCTGCTCGTAAAGATATAACAGAAGCTGGATACCAAGAGCTTACAAGTACGGAAGATGTGGATAAAGGTTTAGCCCAAGAGGGTACAACTTTAGTAATGGTTAATTCAACGTGTGGTTGTGCTGGCGGTGTGGCACGCCCAGCTGCTGCGAATTCCATTCACTATGACAAGCGTCCAGATAATTTGTTCACTGTATTTGCAGGGCAAGATCGTGAAGCTACTGAAAAAGCAAGGGAATATTTCGAAGGCTATCCACCATCCTCACCTTCATTTGCGTTTTTAAAAGATGGTAAAATTGTCTCAATGGTAGAGCGTCATGACATAGAGGGATTTAGTCCTGTTGATGTTGTAGGTAAATTACAAACTATCTTTGATGAACATTGTGAAGAAGTCTAA
- a CDS encoding dihydrolipoamide acetyltransferase family protein, which yields MATEKINMPQLGESVTEGTINSWLVSAGDKVTKYDPIAEVMTDKVNAEVPSSFTGVIKELVAQEGETIAVGELMCHIDVEGESSEAKPSSDDSEKENTVEEESTPKDQSMKKRYSPAVLRMAQENDLDLTQVNGTGSGGRITRKDVEKVIETGQTTQVKAQPEESKGASGEEQSTTRKETPKAQPTTQSGDIEIPVTGVRKAIAQNMVRSTQEIPHAWMTVESDVTNLVNYRNKIKNKFKEQEGFSLTFFAFFVKAVAQALKEFPQLNSMWAEDKIIQRKDINLSIAVAKDQELFVPVIKGADEKSIKGIAKDINDLAMKARSGSLTSADMQGGTFTVNNTGSFGSIHSMGVINHPQAAILQIESIVKRPVIINDMFAARDMVNLSLSLDHRILDGLVCGKFLARVKEILENINEDNTNVY from the coding sequence ATGGCTACTGAAAAAATTAATATGCCCCAATTAGGCGAAAGTGTTACGGAAGGGACGATTAACTCATGGTTGGTGAGTGCTGGTGATAAAGTAACTAAATATGATCCCATTGCAGAAGTAATGACAGACAAAGTAAATGCTGAGGTTCCGTCATCATTTACTGGTGTTATTAAAGAGTTGGTAGCACAAGAAGGGGAAACCATTGCGGTTGGAGAATTAATGTGTCATATAGATGTAGAAGGCGAATCCAGTGAAGCTAAGCCATCATCTGATGACTCGGAAAAGGAAAATACAGTGGAAGAAGAATCAACACCTAAAGATCAATCGATGAAAAAGCGATACTCTCCCGCGGTGCTAAGAATGGCACAGGAAAACGATCTTGATTTAACACAAGTAAATGGAACAGGTAGTGGCGGTCGAATAACTAGAAAAGATGTTGAAAAAGTCATTGAAACCGGCCAGACAACTCAAGTTAAAGCTCAACCTGAAGAAAGTAAGGGTGCTTCCGGTGAGGAGCAATCAACAACAAGGAAGGAAACACCTAAAGCACAGCCAACGACACAATCTGGTGACATTGAAATTCCGGTTACAGGCGTACGTAAAGCAATCGCACAAAACATGGTGCGCTCTACTCAGGAGATCCCGCATGCATGGATGACTGTTGAATCAGATGTAACAAACCTTGTAAATTATAGAAATAAAATAAAAAATAAATTTAAAGAGCAAGAAGGATTTAGTTTAACGTTTTTTGCTTTCTTTGTAAAAGCAGTAGCACAAGCGCTAAAAGAATTTCCACAACTTAATAGCATGTGGGCAGAAGACAAAATTATCCAGCGAAAAGATATTAACCTATCCATAGCTGTAGCAAAGGATCAGGAACTTTTTGTACCAGTGATTAAAGGTGCTGACGAGAAAAGCATTAAAGGAATTGCGAAAGATATTAATGATCTCGCAATGAAAGCTCGTTCTGGGTCCTTAACATCGGCTGACATGCAAGGAGGAACATTTACAGTAAACAATACAGGGTCATTCGGTTCTATTCATTCAATGGGAGTAATTAACCATCCTCAAGCTGCTATTTTGCAAATTGAGTCAATTGTAAAGCGCCCTGTTATTATAAATGATATGTTTGCTGCCAGAGATATGGTTAACTTATCATTATCACTGGACCATCGTATTTTGGACGGACTTGTTTGTGGGAAGTTCTTAGCTCGTGTTAAAGAAATTTTAGAAAATATAAATGAAGACAATACAAACGTATACTAG
- a CDS encoding alpha-ketoacid dehydrogenase subunit beta: MPVMSYIEAVTTALKEEMQRDEKVFILGEDVGKKGGVFRATDGLYDEFGEDRVLDTPLAESAIAGVGIGAAMYGMRPVAEMQFADFIMPAVNQIISEAAKIRYRSNNDWSAPITIRAPYGGGVHGALYHSQSVEAVFANQPGLKIVMPSTPYDAKGLLKASIRDNDPVLFFEHKRAYRLLKGDVPEDDYVIPIGEADVKREGSDITIITYGLCVHFALQAAEKLAEDGIDAHILDLRTVYPLDKEAIITATKKTGKVLLITEDNKEGSIIGEVAAIIAENCLFDLDAPVQRLAGPDVPSMPFAPTMEKYFMINPEKVEKAMRELAEF, from the coding sequence ATGCCAGTAATGTCATATATTGAGGCAGTTACTACTGCTTTAAAAGAAGAGATGCAACGGGATGAAAAAGTATTTATCTTAGGGGAGGACGTCGGAAAGAAAGGTGGCGTTTTCCGAGCTACAGATGGTTTATATGATGAATTTGGTGAAGATCGTGTATTAGATACACCACTTGCTGAATCTGCCATCGCAGGCGTAGGTATTGGAGCAGCCATGTATGGAATGCGTCCTGTAGCAGAAATGCAATTTGCTGATTTCATTATGCCAGCTGTTAACCAAATTATATCGGAAGCTGCAAAGATACGCTATCGGTCAAATAATGATTGGAGTGCGCCGATAACAATTCGCGCCCCGTACGGTGGTGGTGTACATGGAGCGCTTTACCATTCGCAATCGGTGGAAGCCGTTTTTGCTAATCAGCCAGGCTTAAAGATTGTTATGCCATCAACACCCTACGATGCTAAGGGATTATTGAAAGCTTCGATTCGTGATAATGATCCCGTGCTTTTCTTTGAACATAAGCGTGCTTATCGGCTGTTAAAAGGAGATGTTCCAGAAGATGATTATGTAATCCCGATAGGGGAAGCAGATGTGAAACGTGAAGGATCAGATATCACCATTATTACGTATGGCCTTTGTGTTCATTTTGCATTGCAGGCAGCCGAAAAACTTGCTGAAGATGGTATTGATGCACATATTCTTGATTTGAGAACGGTTTACCCATTGGACAAAGAAGCAATAATTACGGCAACGAAAAAGACAGGTAAAGTTTTATTAATAACGGAAGATAATAAGGAAGGTAGTATTATTGGAGAAGTAGCAGCCATTATCGCTGAGAACTGTCTATTTGATCTAGATGCACCTGTTCAACGTTTGGCTGGTCCTGATGTACCTTCCATGCCTTTTGCTCCAACAATGGAGAAGTATTTTATGATTAATCCTGAAAAGGTAGAAAAAGCGATGCGGGAATTAGCAGAATTTTAA
- a CDS encoding thiamine pyrophosphate-dependent dehydrogenase E1 component subunit alpha, translating to MTTNRHEALGLTDEQALDMFKTMLLARRVDERMWLLNRAGKIPFVISCQGQEAAQVGASFAMNRDLDYVAPYYRDLGIVLAFGMTTKDLMLSGFAKAEDPNSGGRQMPGHFGQKKNRILTGSSPVTTQLPHAVGVALAAKMERKDIVALTTLGEGSSNQGDFHEGLNFAGVHKLPVITMVENNKYAISVPIEKQLATEKVSDRGVAYGMPGYTVDGNNPLDVYEAVKAARERAANGEGPTLIEAITDRFTAHSSDDNDSLYRKSGEVEEAKKKDSIITFAAYLKEHDILTDDIEKKMNEDIASIVNEATDYAENAPYAQPESALNYVYEQ from the coding sequence ATGACAACGAATCGTCATGAAGCACTAGGATTAACAGACGAACAAGCATTGGATATGTTTAAGACAATGCTTTTGGCAAGAAGAGTTGATGAAAGAATGTGGTTATTAAATCGTGCAGGTAAAATACCATTTGTAATATCCTGCCAAGGACAAGAAGCTGCACAAGTGGGGGCATCCTTTGCAATGAATCGAGACCTTGATTATGTGGCTCCTTATTATCGCGACTTGGGGATCGTACTAGCTTTTGGTATGACTACAAAAGATCTTATGTTGTCTGGCTTTGCTAAAGCGGAAGATCCTAACTCGGGTGGCAGGCAGATGCCAGGGCACTTTGGACAAAAGAAAAATAGAATTTTGACCGGATCATCTCCAGTAACAACCCAGCTTCCGCATGCTGTCGGTGTAGCATTAGCTGCGAAAATGGAGAGGAAGGATATCGTTGCACTTACAACGCTAGGTGAAGGATCCTCTAATCAAGGAGATTTTCATGAGGGATTAAATTTTGCAGGGGTGCATAAATTACCAGTTATAACAATGGTTGAAAATAATAAATACGCAATTTCTGTACCAATTGAGAAACAACTTGCAACGGAAAAAGTATCAGATCGCGGTGTTGCTTATGGAATGCCTGGATATACAGTGGATGGAAACAACCCGCTGGATGTATATGAAGCCGTAAAAGCAGCAAGAGAGCGAGCAGCGAATGGAGAGGGGCCTACACTAATCGAAGCAATTACGGATCGTTTTACAGCTCATTCAAGCGATGATAATGACAGTTTATATCGAAAGAGCGGGGAAGTAGAAGAAGCGAAGAAGAAGGATTCAATCATTACATTTGCTGCTTACTTAAAAGAACATGATATTTTAACGGATGATATTGAGAAAAAAATGAACGAAGATATAGCATCTATTGTTAACGAGGCTACCGATTACGCCGAAAATGCGCCATACGCACAACCAGAAAGCGCACTAAACTATGTATACGAACAGTAG
- the lpdA gene encoding dihydrolipoyl dehydrogenase produces the protein MAKDYDLVVLGGGTGGYVAAIRASQLGMQVAIVEDRDLGGTCLHRGCIPSKALLRSAEVYKQTKEASDFGVETTDATLNFTKVQERKNNIVETLHKGVQGLMKKGKIDVFEGFGRILGPSIFSPMPGTISIEYANGDENTMIVPKNVLIATGSKPKSLPGLVIDETYVMSSDEALNMEQLPESIMIVGGGVIGIEWASMLADFGVEVTVIEYLDTILPTEDEAIAKEAEKLLKKKGITFVKGAKVLADTLVKEDGVSIDAELEGKQETFTADKILVSVGREANTTNIGIENTDIIVDNGFIQTNQNFQTKESHIYAIGDVIGGKQLAHVASHEGKVAVEHMNNQNPLSIDYDNVPSCIYSNPEVASVGLTEKQANDKGFETKIGRFPFKAIGKALVQGDSDGFVKIIADKSTEDILGIHMIGPHVTDMISEAGLAKVLDATPWEISHSIHPHPTLSEVMAEAALAVEGIQIHG, from the coding sequence ATGGCGAAAGATTATGATTTAGTCGTGCTTGGTGGAGGAACTGGTGGATATGTTGCAGCTATACGAGCTTCCCAACTTGGCATGCAAGTAGCAATAGTAGAAGATCGTGACCTCGGTGGAACTTGCTTGCATCGAGGATGTATTCCATCTAAGGCATTATTACGTAGTGCAGAAGTTTATAAACAGACAAAGGAAGCAAGTGATTTTGGTGTAGAAACAACGGATGCCACGTTAAACTTTACGAAAGTCCAAGAAAGAAAAAATAACATAGTAGAAACGCTCCATAAAGGTGTTCAAGGATTGATGAAAAAAGGAAAAATTGATGTCTTCGAAGGATTTGGTCGGATTTTAGGGCCCAGTATATTTTCACCTATGCCAGGTACTATATCAATCGAATATGCAAACGGCGACGAAAATACAATGATTGTTCCTAAAAATGTATTAATTGCAACTGGCTCAAAACCTAAATCACTTCCCGGACTAGTTATCGACGAAACGTATGTTATGAGTTCAGATGAAGCATTAAACATGGAGCAATTACCTGAATCTATAATGATTGTCGGTGGTGGAGTGATTGGAATAGAATGGGCATCCATGTTAGCAGACTTCGGTGTAGAAGTTACTGTAATCGAATATTTGGATACGATACTCCCAACAGAAGATGAAGCAATTGCTAAAGAAGCCGAAAAACTTTTGAAAAAGAAAGGAATTACGTTTGTAAAAGGAGCCAAAGTTTTAGCAGATACATTAGTTAAAGAAGATGGTGTATCGATTGATGCTGAGTTAGAAGGAAAGCAAGAAACTTTCACAGCAGATAAAATACTGGTATCGGTTGGGCGAGAAGCGAATACGACAAATATTGGTATAGAGAATACCGATATTATCGTGGACAATGGATTTATTCAAACAAACCAGAATTTCCAGACAAAAGAATCTCACATCTATGCAATAGGTGATGTGATTGGCGGAAAGCAGTTAGCGCATGTTGCTTCACATGAGGGGAAAGTTGCTGTTGAACATATGAATAATCAAAATCCATTATCTATTGACTATGATAATGTTCCATCATGTATTTATTCAAATCCGGAGGTTGCTAGTGTAGGCTTGACTGAAAAGCAGGCAAATGACAAAGGGTTTGAAACCAAGATAGGGAGATTTCCATTTAAAGCAATTGGCAAAGCGTTAGTACAAGGAGATTCAGATGGCTTTGTAAAAATAATAGCTGATAAATCCACAGAAGATATATTAGGTATCCATATGATCGGGCCACACGTCACGGATATGATCTCTGAAGCTGGGTTAGCAAAAGTGCTTGATGCAACACCTTGGGAAATATCGCATAGCATTCATCCGCACCCAACACTTTCTGAGGTCATGGCAGAAGCTGCGTTGGCTGTTGAGGGAATACAAATTCATGGGTAA
- the buk gene encoding butyrate kinase yields MLQPLYRILVINPGSTSTKIGVFSDGNCIFEQTIRHSQEEITYFNRIIDQYDFRKKIILQTLDYEGINISKLSAVCGRGGLLKPIEGGTYEVNEAMLQDLRHSINGEHASNLGGILAHEIASGLNIPAYIVDPVVVDELEDIARYSGVPDIPRKSIFHALNQKAVARRAANDLNKSYDNINLIVTHMGGGITVGAHHKGKVIDVNNGLHGDGPFSPERAGTVPAGDLVSLCFSGQYYRDEIMKKIVGQGGMMAYLKTNNAIEIEKRIKNGDETAQKTYDAMAYQIAKEIGSMSAVLYGKVDAIILTGGLAYGDKFNDLITERVNWIADTMIYPGENELEALNSGVLRVLNKEESPSVYPINENRKGV; encoded by the coding sequence ATTTTGCAACCACTATATCGTATTCTAGTTATAAATCCCGGATCAACATCAACGAAAATAGGTGTTTTTTCTGATGGAAATTGTATATTTGAACAAACTATCCGACATAGTCAGGAAGAAATAACGTACTTTAATCGAATTATTGACCAATATGACTTTCGAAAAAAAATAATCCTTCAAACATTGGATTATGAGGGAATTAACATATCAAAATTGAGTGCAGTTTGTGGCAGAGGTGGATTATTAAAGCCGATTGAAGGCGGCACTTATGAAGTAAATGAAGCTATGTTACAAGATTTACGACATAGCATAAATGGGGAGCATGCTTCTAATTTAGGTGGTATTCTGGCACATGAAATAGCCTCAGGTTTAAATATACCTGCATATATCGTTGATCCAGTTGTAGTAGATGAACTCGAAGACATCGCTAGGTATTCAGGGGTGCCAGATATTCCAAGAAAGAGTATTTTTCATGCTTTAAATCAAAAGGCAGTTGCAAGAAGGGCTGCAAATGACTTAAATAAAAGCTATGATAATATAAATCTAATCGTGACACATATGGGTGGAGGGATAACGGTAGGTGCCCACCACAAGGGGAAAGTGATTGATGTTAATAACGGGCTTCATGGCGATGGACCTTTCTCTCCAGAACGAGCAGGAACTGTTCCAGCCGGCGATTTAGTTTCTTTATGTTTCTCTGGGCAGTACTACAGAGATGAAATCATGAAAAAAATTGTTGGCCAGGGGGGCATGATGGCTTATCTTAAAACAAATAATGCCATAGAAATAGAAAAAAGAATAAAAAATGGGGACGAGACTGCACAAAAAACCTACGATGCAATGGCTTATCAAATTGCAAAAGAAATTGGATCTATGAGTGCCGTTTTGTATGGGAAAGTTGATGCAATCATTTTAACTGGCGGTCTCGCCTATGGAGATAAATTTAATGATTTAATAACGGAACGTGTCAATTGGATAGCTGATACAATGATTTATCCGGGCGAAAATGAATTGGAAGCATTAAATAGTGGTGTCTTAAGGGTGCTGAATAAAGAAGAAAGTCCTAGCGTTTATCCTATTAATGAAAATCGTAAAGGAGTTTAA
- a CDS encoding Leu/Phe/Val dehydrogenase: protein MEIFSYLEEYDYEQLVFCQDKNSGLKAVIAIHDTTLGPALGGTRMWTYHSEKEAIEDALRLAKGMTYKNAAAGLNLGGGKAVIIGDPKTDKNPELFRAFGRYVQSLSGRYITAVDVGTTEEDMDLIHTETDYVTGISRYDGTEGNPSPVTAYGVYKGIKAAANEAYGDDSLNGKTIAVQGVGNVAYTLCEFLHKEGANLIVTDINQEAIDQAVEAFGATAVDPDAIYDVDCDIYAPCAMGATINDETIPRIKARIIAGSANNQLKTSEHGEIIHEKGILYVPDYVINSGGVINVADELNGYNPERAMKKVETIYDSLNKVFEISRRDNIPTNIAADRMAEERIESVRNSRNQFLIKEHHILSRR, encoded by the coding sequence ATGGAGATATTTAGTTACCTTGAAGAATACGATTACGAACAATTAGTTTTTTGTCAGGACAAAAACTCTGGATTGAAAGCAGTTATTGCCATACATGATACAACGCTTGGCCCAGCATTAGGCGGCACAAGAATGTGGACGTATCATTCTGAAAAAGAGGCTATTGAAGATGCACTCCGCTTAGCGAAAGGCATGACCTATAAGAATGCTGCAGCTGGTTTGAATCTCGGAGGCGGAAAAGCAGTTATTATAGGTGATCCTAAAACGGATAAAAATCCTGAATTGTTTCGGGCATTTGGAAGGTATGTTCAATCCCTAAGTGGGCGTTATATTACGGCTGTAGATGTAGGGACAACGGAAGAAGATATGGATTTAATTCATACAGAAACGGATTATGTAACTGGAATCTCAAGGTATGACGGAACGGAGGGTAACCCTTCGCCAGTTACTGCTTACGGTGTGTATAAAGGAATAAAAGCTGCTGCAAACGAAGCATATGGTGATGATTCATTGAACGGGAAGACCATCGCTGTTCAAGGTGTAGGAAATGTCGCTTATACATTATGTGAGTTTCTCCATAAAGAAGGCGCAAACTTAATCGTAACCGACATTAATCAAGAAGCTATCGATCAAGCTGTTGAAGCTTTTGGAGCAACGGCTGTAGACCCGGACGCAATTTATGATGTTGATTGTGATATATATGCACCTTGTGCAATGGGGGCAACGATTAACGATGAAACCATACCACGAATAAAAGCAAGAATTATCGCGGGTTCTGCAAATAATCAATTAAAAACATCAGAACATGGTGAAATCATTCATGAAAAAGGAATACTTTATGTACCGGATTACGTAATTAATTCTGGTGGGGTGATCAATGTAGCGGATGAGTTGAATGGATACAATCCAGAACGAGCAATGAAGAAAGTTGAAACAATCTATGACAGCTTAAATAAAGTTTTTGAAATTTCTAGACGTGACAATATTCCTACAAATATCGCAGCAGATCGAATGGCAGAAGAAAGAATTGAATCCGTAAGAAATTCTCGAAACCAATTCCTTATCAAAGAGCATCATATATTAAGTAGACGATAA
- the yqiS gene encoding phosphate butyryltransferase codes for MNTLKSLKNYVKQETKQIVSVANAADKEVLLAVQIAVEENLCDFILVGDQTEIASIAESIELDIAAPELVIRHETIQAEIARVAVLAVHHNEAQILMKGNMSTNVILKAVLHKEYGLRKGKVLSHVALFNIPNQERLLFLTDAAMNIAPDLQEKVEITNNAVRVAHGIGLEQPKVAALAPVEVVNQSMQSTLDAAVLTQMNNRGQIKGCLIDGPLAFDNAVSLDAAKHKGINSEVAGSADILMVPTIEAGNALYKSFIHFAEAEVASIISGASAPIILTSRSDSAESKIHSLSLALLSSKTF; via the coding sequence ATGAATACATTAAAATCGTTGAAAAATTACGTGAAGCAAGAAACTAAACAAATTGTTTCGGTAGCAAATGCGGCAGATAAAGAAGTATTATTAGCGGTTCAAATTGCTGTAGAAGAGAATTTGTGCGACTTTATTTTAGTGGGTGATCAGACTGAAATCGCCTCTATTGCAGAAAGTATTGAATTGGATATAGCAGCACCTGAGCTTGTAATACGACATGAAACTATCCAAGCAGAAATTGCTCGCGTTGCTGTCTTGGCTGTCCACCATAACGAAGCTCAAATTTTAATGAAGGGAAATATGTCTACAAATGTTATACTAAAAGCTGTTTTACATAAAGAATATGGTTTGCGTAAAGGAAAAGTCTTATCACATGTGGCGCTTTTTAACATACCGAACCAAGAAAGACTTTTGTTTTTAACAGATGCTGCAATGAACATTGCTCCGGATTTACAAGAGAAAGTTGAGATCACTAATAATGCAGTCCGTGTAGCACATGGAATCGGGCTAGAACAACCAAAAGTTGCTGCGCTTGCTCCGGTGGAAGTTGTTAATCAATCGATGCAATCTACTTTGGACGCAGCCGTTTTAACTCAAATGAATAATAGAGGGCAAATCAAAGGTTGTCTTATAGACGGTCCATTAGCATTTGACAATGCGGTTTCCTTAGATGCAGCAAAACACAAGGGTATTAACTCTGAAGTCGCAGGATCAGCTGATATTCTAATGGTACCAACGATAGAGGCAGGCAATGCATTATACAAATCGTTTATACACTTTGCTGAAGCTGAGGTTGCGTCCATCATAAGTGGTGCAAGTGCTCCTATTATTTTAACATCCCGTTCAGATTCAGCAGAGAGTAAAATACATTCATTATCATTAGCATTATTATCATCTAAAACTTTTTAG